One Echinicola strongylocentroti DNA window includes the following coding sequences:
- a CDS encoding head GIN domain-containing protein — MKNTLKCVLAACLLLVVSTVSAQTNEEVRSLSIFNGVEVSNSIEAELVRGDKYQVEILASGTEVSNVVTEVEDRQLEVKMGKGNFGSTSVKVTITYAGDLDKVQSSTSARVFVKEVLDSKSVALRAETSSYLETKVNVSELSLEGTTNAKIFVEGTAENLNLEAYTKADISGEKLQVKNAEVKTNTAAKSIISVSESIKGSAGTAGKVLYIGDPGLVDVKTNTGGDIARRE, encoded by the coding sequence ATGAAGAATACCTTGAAATGTGTACTGGCAGCATGTCTGCTGCTGGTTGTAAGTACGGTCTCCGCCCAGACCAATGAAGAAGTAAGAAGTCTTTCCATTTTCAATGGAGTGGAAGTCTCCAACTCCATCGAGGCTGAGCTTGTGCGTGGCGATAAGTATCAGGTGGAGATATTGGCTTCAGGAACGGAAGTTTCCAATGTAGTGACCGAAGTGGAAGACCGACAATTGGAAGTGAAAATGGGCAAAGGAAATTTTGGGTCCACCAGCGTAAAAGTGACCATTACCTATGCAGGAGACCTTGATAAGGTGCAGTCCAGTACCAGTGCCAGGGTCTTTGTGAAAGAAGTTTTGGATAGTAAGTCGGTGGCGCTGAGAGCAGAAACCAGCAGCTATCTGGAGACCAAGGTAAACGTCTCTGAGCTAAGCTTGGAAGGAACCACCAATGCCAAGATCTTTGTAGAGGGCACCGCAGAGAACCTGAACTTGGAAGCTTATACCAAGGCAGACATCAGCGGTGAAAAACTTCAGGTAAAAAATGCCGAGGTAAAGACCAATACCGCTGCAAAATCCATAATCAGTGTAAGTGAATCGATCAAGGGTTCTGCAGGCACAGCTGGTAAAGTACTGTATATCGGAGATCCAGGGCTAGTAGATGTGAAAACCAATACCGGTGGCGATATAGCAAGAAGAGAATAG
- a CDS encoding META domain-containing protein, whose amino-acid sequence MLTGNNWVLSSLMGGGLDMFSGGLPSLGFTDDGKLSGSTGCNSFSGGYELNGTDINLNPGAMTKKACPGNGENQFIDALKNVSNFKVGKDKLTLLDGASELMTLVPQSK is encoded by the coding sequence ATGCTAACAGGAAACAATTGGGTTCTTTCTTCTTTGATGGGAGGAGGCTTGGACATGTTCAGCGGCGGACTGCCCTCTTTGGGATTTACCGATGATGGTAAACTCAGCGGTTCCACAGGTTGCAACTCATTTAGCGGTGGCTACGAACTCAACGGCACCGACATTAATTTAAACCCAGGAGCCATGACCAAAAAAGCCTGTCCTGGAAATGGTGAAAACCAGTTTATAGACGCACTTAAAAATGTCTCCAACTTCAAAGTGGGCAAAGACAAACTCACTTTACTGGACGGAGCATCTGAATTGATGACCTTGGTTCCTCAAAGCAAATAA
- the thrA gene encoding bifunctional aspartate kinase/homoserine dehydrogenase I: MKIIKFGGSSIANYENIQKVFSIIEEKSGKEEFALVFSAFGGVTEQLLQCANIAQQSEESYHTILQELEKKHLEIARQLVPVQQQSTALTFVKVRFNELGDLFHGIYLIKECSNRTLDYVLSFGERLSNFILANGLQAKGITANYLDARDLVKTDDRFGHAKVNFKTSNKLIQDYFEKHDGIKVITGFIGSTDKGETTTVGRSGSDYTASIFAAALGAEQVEIWTDVSGVMTADPRLVYTAFTIPQLSYNEAMELSHFGAKVVFPATMQPAMKEDIPIYIKNTFKPEEEGTRISKESGEGKIIKGISSMDNISILNVQGPGLVEVVGVSQRFFGTLASNGINIILISQASSEHSICVAIASKDASRAKSVIEEEFRYEIQSGEMSEIEVVPEMAVIAVVGENMQHNPGASGRMFQALGRNNVNVVAIAQGSSELNISAVITQADLQKALNALHEAFFLSDYKVLHVFLVGVGLIGKALTKMINNQLKNLQEDNMLDIQVHGMANSRYMKFHEDGFDLATVGAPDENDEPMDMDKFIGTMTEMNFSNSVFVDCTASQDVADIYEQILDSKVGIVTPNKKANSGPLDTYKQLKKLAGQRGVRFFYETNVAAGLPVINTLQDLMLSGDHVHRIEAVLSGSMNYIFSELENGMPFSEVVAQAKEKGYTEPDPRDDLSGMDVARKILILGREAGQDLHFDDVEIQSMVPKDCEDAASVPEFFEKLQKHDGHFQQLLDEAKAKGEKLRFMATLENGKAKVGLNSLDSEHPFYTLKGSDNMILFTTERYNDFPMIVRGPGAGADVTAAGVFADIIRLGNYSR; encoded by the coding sequence ATGAAAATCATAAAATTCGGAGGATCATCCATCGCAAATTATGAAAACATCCAAAAGGTATTTTCCATAATTGAGGAGAAATCGGGAAAGGAAGAGTTTGCGCTGGTGTTTTCTGCCTTTGGTGGAGTCACTGAACAATTGCTCCAGTGTGCCAATATCGCACAGCAAAGTGAGGAAAGCTACCATACTATTCTTCAGGAGCTGGAGAAAAAACACTTGGAAATCGCTAGACAACTGGTGCCTGTGCAGCAGCAGTCCACAGCCCTGACCTTTGTCAAAGTACGGTTCAATGAGCTGGGAGACCTGTTCCATGGAATATACCTGATCAAAGAATGTTCTAACCGAACGCTGGATTATGTGCTCAGCTTTGGAGAGCGATTGTCCAATTTTATCTTGGCCAACGGTCTTCAGGCCAAAGGGATCACGGCCAACTACCTAGATGCCCGCGACCTTGTCAAGACCGATGACCGGTTTGGGCATGCCAAGGTGAATTTTAAAACCTCCAATAAACTGATCCAGGATTATTTTGAAAAACACGATGGGATCAAGGTAATCACCGGTTTTATTGGGTCCACGGACAAGGGCGAAACCACCACTGTCGGCAGAAGTGGATCGGACTATACAGCCTCTATTTTTGCGGCAGCGCTGGGAGCGGAGCAGGTAGAGATATGGACAGATGTTTCTGGTGTGATGACAGCAGACCCTCGGCTAGTGTATACTGCTTTTACGATTCCTCAGCTTAGCTATAACGAAGCCATGGAGCTTTCCCATTTTGGGGCAAAAGTGGTCTTTCCGGCCACCATGCAGCCAGCCATGAAGGAGGATATTCCGATATACATTAAGAATACTTTCAAGCCTGAGGAAGAAGGCACGCGAATCAGCAAGGAGTCAGGGGAAGGAAAAATCATCAAGGGGATTTCTTCAATGGACAATATCTCGATACTGAACGTCCAAGGGCCGGGTTTGGTAGAGGTCGTTGGAGTCAGCCAACGTTTCTTTGGTACCTTGGCCAGCAATGGCATCAATATCATCTTGATCAGCCAAGCTTCTTCGGAGCACAGTATTTGTGTGGCGATCGCTTCCAAGGATGCCAGTCGAGCCAAATCCGTGATCGAAGAGGAGTTCAGGTACGAAATCCAAAGCGGTGAGATGTCTGAGATCGAGGTAGTTCCTGAAATGGCAGTCATCGCCGTCGTAGGCGAAAACATGCAGCATAACCCAGGGGCCAGTGGACGGATGTTCCAAGCTTTGGGTAGGAATAACGTCAATGTGGTGGCAATTGCCCAAGGGAGTTCTGAGCTGAATATCTCGGCAGTAATCACCCAAGCAGACTTGCAAAAAGCACTGAATGCACTGCACGAGGCGTTTTTCTTGTCTGATTATAAAGTGCTTCACGTATTCTTGGTAGGAGTGGGCCTCATCGGCAAAGCCCTGACCAAGATGATCAACAACCAGCTTAAAAACCTCCAAGAGGATAATATGCTGGACATCCAGGTTCACGGAATGGCCAATTCCCGCTATATGAAGTTTCACGAGGATGGTTTTGACCTTGCCACGGTAGGGGCACCGGACGAAAATGACGAGCCGATGGACATGGATAAGTTTATTGGCACCATGACGGAGATGAACTTCTCCAATTCCGTATTTGTGGATTGCACGGCCAGTCAGGATGTGGCGGATATTTACGAGCAAATCCTCGATTCCAAAGTAGGCATCGTGACACCCAATAAGAAAGCCAATTCGGGTCCATTGGATACCTATAAGCAACTCAAGAAATTGGCTGGCCAACGTGGCGTAAGGTTTTTCTATGAGACCAACGTGGCCGCTGGTTTGCCAGTAATCAACACCCTGCAGGACTTGATGCTGAGCGGAGACCATGTGCACCGCATCGAGGCAGTCCTCAGCGGGTCGATGAACTATATTTTCAGCGAACTGGAAAATGGCATGCCATTCAGTGAAGTAGTGGCCCAGGCCAAAGAAAAAGGCTATACCGAGCCAGATCCCAGAGATGACCTGAGCGGTATGGATGTGGCGCGCAAAATCCTGATCCTTGGCCGTGAAGCCGGTCAGGACTTGCACTTCGATGATGTGGAGATCCAGAGTATGGTGCCGAAGGATTGCGAAGATGCGGCTTCCGTTCCGGAGTTTTTCGAAAAGTTGCAAAAGCATGACGGTCATTTCCAGCAGCTCTTGGACGAAGCAAAAGCAAAAGGAGAGAAGCTCCGTTTTATGGCGACCTTAGAGAATGGAAAAGCGAAGGTAGGGTTAAATTCCCTGGATAGCGAGCATCCATTCTATACCCTTAAGGGCAGTGATAATATGATCTTGTTTACCACCGAGCGTTATAACGACTTCCCTATGATCGTAAGAGGTCCTGGGGCAGGTGCAGACGTGACGGCGGCTGGGGTGTTTGCCGATATTATCAGGCTAGGAAATTATTCAAGATGA
- a CDS encoding homoserine kinase yields MKKVTAFAPATVANVSCGFDILGFAVEEMGDKVTVSLADEPGVRVVRIEGDAGRLPFDVDKNTCGVALKAFLAAIDYKGGLEVELYKGLPLGSGMGSSAASSVAALEAANQLLGNPLEKKALLPFAMKAEGVACGAEHADNVAPSLLGGFVLIRSYHPLDVTKLHVPKGLYCTLVHPHLELNTADSRSVLRQQVPLKDAIIQSGNIAGLVAGLYQEDMGLISRSLQDVIAEPSRSVLIPCFDEIKAAIKEIGALGAGISGSGPTTFILAPSREIAEKASEICQEVFDKIGLEVDLYVSAVNTKGTYVINKA; encoded by the coding sequence ATGAAAAAAGTAACTGCTTTTGCCCCCGCCACTGTGGCGAATGTCTCTTGTGGGTTTGATATTTTGGGCTTTGCTGTAGAGGAAATGGGGGACAAGGTCACCGTTTCCTTGGCAGATGAGCCTGGAGTGCGTGTCGTTAGGATAGAAGGTGATGCCGGAAGGTTGCCGTTTGATGTAGACAAAAATACTTGCGGGGTGGCCTTAAAGGCTTTTTTGGCGGCCATAGATTATAAAGGCGGACTGGAAGTGGAGCTGTACAAAGGCCTGCCGCTTGGTAGCGGCATGGGATCCAGCGCCGCCAGTTCTGTCGCCGCATTGGAGGCTGCCAATCAATTACTTGGTAATCCACTGGAAAAAAAGGCTTTGCTGCCCTTTGCCATGAAGGCAGAAGGCGTAGCCTGCGGTGCCGAGCATGCCGACAATGTGGCTCCTTCGCTGCTGGGGGGATTTGTGCTGATCAGGAGTTATCATCCCTTGGATGTGACCAAGCTCCATGTCCCAAAAGGTCTTTATTGCACTTTGGTGCATCCACATTTGGAGTTGAATACGGCAGATTCCAGGAGTGTCCTGCGACAGCAGGTGCCGCTTAAGGACGCTATTATCCAATCGGGGAATATCGCTGGATTGGTTGCTGGACTTTATCAAGAAGATATGGGCTTGATCAGCAGGTCACTACAAGATGTGATCGCTGAGCCTTCCAGGTCTGTTTTGATCCCTTGTTTTGATGAGATCAAAGCGGCCATAAAGGAAATAGGAGCCTTGGGTGCAGGGATTTCAGGTTCCGGCCCTACGACATTTATCCTTGCCCCTAGCAGGGAAATTGCCGAAAAGGCCAGTGAGATTTGCCAAGAAGTTTTTGATAAGATAGGACTGGAAGTAGACCTGTATGTTTCAGCTGTAAACACCAAGGGAACCTACGTCATCAATAAAGCATAA
- the thrC gene encoding threonine synthase, with translation MKFYSTNNKSHKVSLKEAVIKGLAPDQGLYMPERIPRLSADFIDQLPELTFQEIGYEVIGALYGEDLSSEDIKELVDHTLAFDAPLVEVEDGVYTLELFHGPTLAFKDFGARFCSKLMSLLVSDEKVRVLVATSGDTGSAVANGFYKVPNVEVIILYPSGKVSTLQEKQFTTLGENITALEVDGVFDDCQQMVKQAFLDKDLNEKMLLTSANSINIARWIPQCLYYFYAYSRLPKGDRKVVFSVPSGNFGNIAAGMLAERMGLPIDNFVAATNVNKIVPDFLKGVPFRPRPSLQTISNSMDVGNPSNFYRLLDLYGEESTLKERVKGYFFDDATTREAMAEVKAATGYVMDPHGAVAYLGLKAFMEEQPDITGVFLETAHPGKFGDVVEAVHQEKVELPDRLAAFLNGKKKTELMGNDYGEFKAYLLSKK, from the coding sequence ATGAAATTCTACAGTACAAATAATAAAAGCCATAAGGTTTCCCTGAAAGAAGCCGTCATCAAAGGCCTGGCGCCTGATCAAGGGTTATATATGCCAGAGCGGATTCCACGGTTGTCAGCTGATTTTATCGATCAGTTGCCGGAGCTTACCTTTCAGGAGATCGGGTATGAGGTGATAGGAGCCTTGTATGGTGAAGACCTTAGCAGTGAAGATATCAAGGAGCTGGTCGACCACACTTTGGCATTTGATGCTCCTTTGGTAGAGGTAGAAGATGGCGTGTATACATTGGAGCTGTTTCATGGGCCTACCTTGGCATTTAAGGATTTTGGGGCGCGTTTTTGTTCCAAATTGATGAGCCTTTTGGTAAGTGATGAGAAGGTGAGGGTTTTGGTAGCGACTTCAGGTGACACCGGAAGTGCCGTGGCCAATGGCTTTTACAAAGTGCCGAATGTAGAGGTGATTATTTTGTACCCTTCGGGCAAAGTAAGTACACTTCAGGAGAAACAGTTTACCACCTTGGGAGAGAATATCACTGCCCTTGAAGTAGATGGGGTGTTTGATGATTGCCAGCAAATGGTCAAACAGGCCTTTCTGGACAAGGACCTGAATGAAAAAATGCTGCTGACATCAGCCAATTCCATTAATATAGCCCGATGGATCCCTCAGTGCCTTTATTATTTCTATGCATATAGCAGATTGCCAAAGGGGGATCGTAAGGTGGTTTTTTCGGTGCCAAGTGGGAATTTTGGAAACATCGCAGCAGGAATGCTTGCTGAGCGAATGGGCTTGCCGATCGATAATTTCGTGGCAGCCACCAATGTCAATAAAATCGTTCCGGACTTTCTTAAAGGTGTTCCATTCCGGCCAAGACCATCCTTACAGACCATCAGTAACAGCATGGATGTGGGCAACCCGAGTAACTTTTACCGCTTGCTGGATCTCTATGGTGAGGAGTCTACGCTTAAAGAACGAGTGAAGGGCTACTTTTTTGATGATGCCACTACCAGAGAGGCCATGGCTGAGGTAAAGGCCGCAACGGGTTATGTAATGGACCCGCATGGTGCTGTGGCTTATTTGGGCCTGAAGGCATTTATGGAAGAGCAGCCTGATATTACCGGCGTGTTTTTGGAGACAGCCCACCCGGGTAAGTTTGGGGACGTCGTGGAAGCTGTCCATCAAGAGAAAGTAGAATTGCCAGATCGGTTGGCAGCTTTCCTAAACGGCAAGAAAAAGACCGAGCTAATGGGCAATGATTACGGGGAATTTAAAGCGTACTTGCTGTCAAAAAAATGA
- a CDS encoding DUF4221 family protein, with the protein MYRTTLFLNCIFYLSISLSSCNDPSNTTVPNGFKRTNEYAIHLDEYTSPVEEYTQYLPSWKGHQAMAFHVRKKGEIKIYGLEDGSLLETLSYSQEGPDSYRGIYDFHIYNEDSIFLNKRYLYQTYLVDSKFNKSATYQFLDPEIKLDPISGIAQSDNSFLPVFNHNRIFQKTGNTIYLTGSPDKNSDFPEYFDADCMIVSVDLPSGKVSRLIGYPDRMKGKGWGTMHDGLFADFDTKREQFILSYASDKHLYITDNQLNKMKKFLATPEKFSDIKPLPASYRNNETAYFEFYNKQYVFGSVLYDSFRNVYYRVALEPDPNGIDMYLRDPLYKPRNMVVMAFDSSFEKIAEMRLEQTAAGTYLDRCFVNEKGLNIAYVDLTNEDILYYKTFSLE; encoded by the coding sequence ATGTATAGAACTACGCTATTTTTAAACTGTATTTTTTATCTATCCATATCATTATCCTCCTGTAATGACCCCAGCAACACTACTGTCCCAAATGGATTCAAAAGAACAAACGAATACGCCATCCACTTGGACGAATACACCTCACCGGTGGAGGAATACACCCAATACCTACCGAGCTGGAAAGGCCATCAGGCAATGGCCTTCCATGTCCGAAAAAAAGGAGAGATCAAGATATATGGCCTTGAAGATGGAAGCCTATTGGAAACCCTGAGCTATTCGCAGGAAGGCCCCGACTCCTATCGTGGGATATATGATTTCCACATCTACAATGAAGACAGCATTTTTCTCAACAAAAGGTACCTGTACCAGACCTATTTGGTGGATTCGAAATTCAATAAATCAGCAACTTACCAGTTTCTGGATCCTGAAATAAAACTAGACCCCATCTCCGGCATCGCACAGTCCGACAACAGCTTCCTCCCCGTTTTTAATCACAACCGAATTTTTCAAAAAACAGGAAACACAATCTACTTAACCGGATCACCAGATAAAAACTCAGACTTCCCCGAATACTTTGATGCTGATTGTATGATTGTTTCTGTGGACTTGCCCTCCGGCAAGGTATCCAGATTAATTGGCTATCCAGATAGGATGAAAGGCAAAGGTTGGGGGACCATGCACGATGGTCTATTTGCTGACTTTGACACGAAGAGGGAACAATTTATCCTAAGCTATGCCAGTGACAAACATTTATATATAACTGATAATCAACTCAATAAGATGAAGAAATTTTTAGCCACGCCAGAAAAATTCAGTGACATAAAACCACTACCAGCATCATACAGAAATAATGAAACAGCCTATTTTGAATTCTACAATAAACAATACGTATTTGGTTCTGTTCTGTATGACTCATTTAGAAATGTATATTATAGGGTTGCTCTAGAGCCCGACCCAAACGGTATCGACATGTATTTGCGTGATCCATTATACAAACCAAGAAATATGGTCGTAATGGCATTTGACAGTTCGTTTGAGAAAATAGCCGAAATGAGATTGGAACAGACCGCGGCAGGAACTTATTTGGACCGTTGTTTTGTCAATGAAAAAGGGCTGAACATTGCCTACGTTGATTTGACTAACGAAGATATTCTTTACTACAAAACGTTTTCCTTGGAATGA
- a CDS encoding M56 family metallopeptidase codes for MDLLNDFIHESYLQAIGWTLVHSIWQIVLVSLILWAVLKAIPVKKPALRYWAGLGAIVLIAVASGVTFTNVLEAPTSASPTTSAITAIAKTDHHQVATSQDNLRAISSTSDQQLLDKTWLLGLEKYLPTLVNLWLLGALFYLVKLSGGLFDLRNLHKRHQQSVPDPLIKKVNGMIAAMGFYRGVKVLKSDLIHVPVTYGLLKPVILIPASLLLCTPPRQLEAIIVHELAHIKRYDYLVNILQRIMEVFFFFHPCFWWINEIIDTEREHACDDLVLSLGYSPAELAHGLAEVAEHAQSSMPEMALAATGNKHSFVNRIKRILGKEQHKEKISPLITLTMLISLMVSASLVLGAIPTKGTIFSDNYLLTKIEYKSIDKKVSLPCQVIVEPCNEAVDSPNTVRNTTKSNVTTYHYAYSIDTTPVPKAKVKAHKATPAPVDDPMPVLELSPMPKMDFEVPPVPLVPPLEGMNFVPPMPVFQLNITEEAMELSNLTIKLSQLEGEDSEEAQQKREALQDMLEEVQDKMEAKTEIYEEKMEEWEVQHESKMEEWEAKMEAWGKEMEAKQSEWETAYEPKMKEYEKEIAAWEKANEPKIKEFEAKMEAWQERQQESEENPQP; via the coding sequence ATGGACCTTCTCAACGACTTTATCCATGAATCCTACCTTCAGGCCATTGGCTGGACGCTGGTCCACTCCATTTGGCAGATCGTCCTTGTCAGCCTGATACTTTGGGCTGTTCTAAAAGCTATCCCCGTCAAAAAACCGGCACTTCGCTATTGGGCTGGATTAGGAGCAATAGTGCTCATTGCGGTGGCCAGTGGCGTGACTTTTACCAATGTGCTGGAAGCTCCTACATCAGCTTCACCGACTACATCGGCAATTACAGCAATCGCCAAAACCGATCATCACCAGGTGGCTACTTCACAAGATAACCTCAGAGCCATTTCATCGACATCCGACCAACAATTACTGGATAAGACTTGGCTATTGGGATTGGAAAAGTACCTTCCCACATTGGTAAATCTATGGCTGCTAGGTGCCTTATTTTACTTGGTCAAACTCTCCGGTGGGCTATTTGACTTGAGAAACCTACACAAAAGACACCAACAATCTGTCCCTGATCCACTGATCAAAAAGGTAAATGGCATGATTGCAGCCATGGGATTCTACAGGGGAGTAAAAGTGCTCAAAAGTGACCTGATCCACGTTCCCGTCACCTATGGATTACTGAAACCTGTCATCCTTATCCCGGCGAGCCTGCTGCTCTGCACTCCTCCACGTCAGCTGGAAGCCATCATCGTCCACGAGCTTGCCCATATCAAACGATACGATTATCTCGTCAATATTCTCCAACGTATCATGGAAGTATTTTTCTTTTTCCATCCATGCTTTTGGTGGATCAACGAAATAATCGACACAGAACGTGAGCATGCTTGCGATGACCTGGTCCTTTCTCTGGGATACTCCCCAGCAGAATTGGCTCATGGCCTGGCTGAAGTGGCCGAACATGCGCAAAGCTCCATGCCTGAAATGGCTCTTGCAGCCACTGGAAACAAACATTCCTTTGTCAACAGGATCAAGCGAATCTTAGGAAAAGAACAACACAAAGAAAAAATCTCACCCTTAATTACATTGACCATGCTCATCTCACTGATGGTAAGTGCTTCCCTGGTACTGGGAGCCATCCCTACAAAAGGAACTATATTTTCGGACAATTATTTGCTCACTAAAATTGAGTATAAATCCATCGACAAAAAAGTGTCCCTGCCTTGCCAAGTAATAGTAGAGCCGTGCAATGAGGCGGTGGACAGTCCTAATACCGTTAGGAATACTACTAAAAGCAATGTCACAACCTATCATTATGCTTATAGCATAGACACCACTCCGGTGCCAAAGGCCAAAGTGAAAGCTCATAAAGCCACACCAGCCCCTGTAGATGATCCGATGCCTGTGCTGGAGCTAAGCCCAATGCCCAAAATGGATTTTGAAGTCCCTCCTGTCCCTTTAGTACCGCCATTAGAAGGGATGAACTTCGTGCCTCCCATGCCGGTCTTCCAGCTAAACATCACAGAAGAAGCCATGGAACTGAGCAACCTGACCATCAAACTTAGCCAGCTTGAAGGCGAAGATTCGGAAGAAGCCCAGCAGAAACGCGAAGCGCTACAGGACATGCTAGAAGAGGTTCAGGATAAAATGGAAGCCAAAACCGAAATCTACGAAGAAAAGATGGAGGAATGGGAAGTACAACATGAATCCAAAATGGAAGAGTGGGAAGCCAAAATGGAAGCCTGGGGCAAAGAAATGGAAGCCAAGCAAAGTGAATGGGAAACTGCCTATGAGCCCAAAATGAAAGAATACGAGAAAGAAATAGCAGCATGGGAAAAAGCAAACGAGCCCAAAATCAAGGAATTCGAAGCTAAAATGGAGGCTTGGCAGGAGCGACAGCAGGAAAGTGAGGAGAATCCCCAACCTTAA
- a CDS encoding BlaI/MecI/CopY family transcriptional regulator: MKYKPTDSELEILSILWERQQASVREIHEELSKTKETGYTTTLKIMQIMYAKHLLKRTEQGRSHIYTPAITQSETQNSLLSSFMAATFGGSTKKLVMKALGQSNPSKEEIDEIRKLLNELENQQ; the protein is encoded by the coding sequence ATGAAATACAAACCTACAGACTCCGAACTTGAAATTCTTTCCATCCTTTGGGAGCGCCAGCAAGCAAGTGTGCGGGAAATCCATGAAGAGCTTTCTAAAACGAAAGAAACCGGGTACACCACCACACTTAAGATCATGCAGATAATGTATGCAAAGCATCTCCTTAAGCGGACAGAGCAAGGCAGAAGCCATATTTACACCCCTGCAATCACACAAAGTGAAACCCAAAATTCCCTACTCAGTAGTTTTATGGCAGCTACTTTTGGTGGCTCGACCAAGAAGCTCGTCATGAAGGCCCTTGGTCAAAGCAATCCTTCCAAGGAAGAAATCGATGAAATCAGAAAATTGCTCAATGAACTAGAAAACCAACAATAA
- a CDS encoding NRDE family protein: MCLITFNWRNHHRYKLILVANRDEFFGRPTAPLHQWENGVYAGKDLKGGGTWMGLHPSGKFAALTNYRDLDNLKEQPISRGKLVKDFLESDMAPKEYLERVKVKKDDYDGFNLLVGDGEQLWYYSNYAPSVEMVLPGLHGLSNALLDVPWKKVVDGKRRLAKQIQLGGLSMKDLAAVQYSQVEDKPENLPKTGVTIEVEQALSAAFIRDIQGYGTVNVSVLLWGVDGEVRFLEQQVNKNGIISSEEKLSFFMT, translated from the coding sequence ATGTGCCTAATAACATTTAATTGGCGGAACCACCACCGCTACAAACTAATTTTGGTGGCAAACCGGGACGAATTTTTTGGTAGGCCTACCGCTCCATTACATCAGTGGGAGAATGGTGTCTATGCCGGTAAAGACCTCAAGGGTGGAGGTACTTGGATGGGCTTACATCCTTCTGGTAAGTTTGCTGCCCTGACCAATTACCGAGACCTTGATAATCTTAAAGAACAACCTATAAGCAGGGGGAAATTGGTAAAGGATTTTTTGGAAAGTGATATGGCTCCAAAAGAATACCTGGAAAGAGTAAAAGTTAAGAAAGACGATTATGATGGCTTCAATTTGCTAGTGGGAGATGGCGAGCAGCTATGGTACTATTCCAACTATGCGCCATCGGTGGAGATGGTGTTGCCCGGATTGCATGGATTAAGTAATGCGCTTTTGGATGTGCCATGGAAGAAAGTGGTGGATGGTAAAAGGCGCTTGGCAAAGCAAATCCAGTTAGGGGGGCTTTCGATGAAAGATTTGGCAGCAGTCCAGTATTCACAAGTAGAGGATAAGCCGGAGAATTTACCTAAAACCGGTGTGACTATCGAAGTGGAACAGGCACTTTCAGCCGCCTTCATTCGGGATATCCAAGGGTATGGTACGGTGAACGTGTCGGTGCTATTGTGGGGTGTTGATGGTGAGGTAAGATTTCTGGAACAGCAGGTGAACAAGAACGGAATCATTTCTAGCGAGGAAAAGTTGTCGTTTTTTATGACGTAA